The stretch of DNA TGAATTACTAGCGACAACCTGGCAGTCAGCATAAATGCATTCAACAAACATCGCTACAAGCACCAAGGAGTACTAGGCACACAAACAATCAAAGATATCTGCAATTAAACACATCTGCAAGCATTCACTGACCAACATAGTGTCTTTGCTCATTGACCACCTGAAAAGACTGACAACAAATATCTCAAACAAAATTGGCATGATCAACAGCAGCACTTTCTGGGTTAGCCAATCCACAAGTAGCCACAAGCTCACAGGTGCTGAGTCAAGTACCCACCAGATAACACATTAACCTCAGTCATACATGACAGATTTTCACAATTCACTAGATTGAGCATTTGAGCCACAGACATCTCAGCCACAGAGATTTCACAAAGAGCAAAACCATCCAAGAATGCACATCGTATAACAGTTGAAACTAGCCAGGTGGTAATAACCGAAAGTCTGGAATTAGGTGCAACATCAAAATAACAGACCAGAACTACATTGTCTCTCTCACTTGTGTTCACAACTCTTATTAGCATGGGAAACTGCAGAAAGTAATAGTACTTGCGATATGCGTCCTGATCTATTACCCATCAACATAGTGACGATACTACTACGAGTTCAGTAATACTAGTACCCTGACAAAACGGACAATCCATTCTCATATAGGCCATAGCAGCGGATCAAAAACTTCCCACGCATCGGACCACCAGATTACCTCTTGCGCTGAATCAAGAGCGCCGCGATGAAGGCCGTGACACCGGCTCCAGCAGCCATCGCAGCAGCCAACAGCTCGGCTGGCACCAGCCCCACCTCCTTAGGCGTCCCGGCCGAGGGTGCAGCCGAGTCCATCTCCTCCTCGCCCTTGCCCTTCTCTGCGGCGGTGGCGGAAGCCTTCAGGGCCTCGATCTCCTCCTCAAGGGCGAGCTTCTCCTGGTACGCGGTCTGCAGCTGGTCCCCGAGCCCCGCGCCCCTGCGCAGCTCCTCCTCGTGGCCGGTCCTCTCGGCGTCGAGGAGGCCCTGGAGGCGCTCGACCTCCGCGCGGAGCGCGGCGGCCTCGCTCTCGTTGGTGGCGGCGGCCTGCTCGAAGGCGGCGGTCTCGTCGCGGGCCTGGGACACGAGGGCCTCGAGGCGGCGGGACTCGGAGGACAGGAAGCGGTTCTGGTGGCTCACGGACTCGAGCTGCTCCTCCAGGTCGCGCTTCGCCGCGGTGAGGGCCTCGATCTCGTCCGCAGCGTCGTAGAGCTTAGGCGTGCGGTCCCCGCCGTTGGCGGCGAACTCGAagtccgcggcggcggcggtgggggaggcGAACGTCTCCTCGCCGTTCTCCATCGGAaaccctcctctctctctcgctcgctcgcggcggcgcggtggatGCGGTGAGGGTGGAAATGGAAACGGGAAAAAAACGGAAAAGGCGCTGCGGAAATGGGCGAGGCGTCTCCGCATTTATCGGGGCCAGGAAAAGCGATCCCCAATGTCCCGATCGGACGGTGCAGGGAAGAGGTTTCAGATCGGACGGCTGCAATGGGCCCACAGCGTGGAAAGGCGAGAACCAAGCCGGGTCGCGTTCGACCCACgcggaagcagaagaaaaggctcgATTCGCTGTTCCCTGTCCACAGCTCGCCGCGGAGGCCGTCGCCGCCCAAGTGAGGTCCGGAGTGAAGAGGCTTGCGATCTCCGCTGCGCGCGCGAAAGATGGTGAGATTGACTCTTTGATTCCTATGTTTTTTTAGTTGCGAGGATCTGTTGACCTCTGTCTGTGTTGAATCCTAGGGTTTCAGTTCTTTCTTTACTGGAAAGATTAAGCGGCTGGGCTGCGATTTGTGATCCCTCCTTTTTCTGCGTTGTTTGATTGCTCGCTTATGTCGATCCCATGCTTAATGACTCGCTCAGATTCGGTTATCTGAGAAAGCGCGAGGAGAATTGCGCCCAATCTGTTAGAACTTTAGACTCGACAATTGATGTTCTGGAGATCTTGTGATTGTTCTGGTTCATCGAATGAAAATGACTGGATAACCGGGGAAATTTAGTGGTTTCGCTAGCTTCAGACATGAGCTGGAGTGATGTTGTGTGGTGCTCTTGCAACCTTGCTGAGAGTTATTTTTGGGGCTCATACTAATATGCTTCATTATGGCCTGTATTTGCGTATGTACATCCAAAGGAACAAGAAAATATGTCCATAATTTGTTGGTGTTGAGATTCCAACCATCTGTTCTGTGGTGCTCTGTGTGCCTTCAAGTAGTTTGCGATATCAGCAATTCAGCATGCTTCACTTTGTCTTCCTTAACCATAGAAA from Panicum hallii strain FIL2 chromosome 3, PHallii_v3.1, whole genome shotgun sequence encodes:
- the LOC112886388 gene encoding uncharacterized protein LOC112886388 — protein: MENGEETFASPTAAAADFEFAANGGDRTPKLYDAADEIEALTAAKRDLEEQLESVSHQNRFLSSESRRLEALVSQARDETAAFEQAAATNESEAAALRAEVERLQGLLDAERTGHEEELRRGAGLGDQLQTAYQEKLALEEEIEALKASATAAEKGKGEEEMDSAAPSAGTPKEVGLVPAELLAAAMAAGAGVTAFIAALLIQRKR